The Cohnella abietis genome has a segment encoding these proteins:
- a CDS encoding copper amine oxidase N-terminal domain-containing protein has product MLFINRSKSRLVMMLALVMFVLTAALPVYAADSSTKLEIRLKLASNQMKINGEATKIQPPYKSSNEVMVPLSVFTNAKSFAAKVQLKDNKIITLTYLKHVIVMTIGSKAATIDGKKVTLSEAPVNKSGVTMVPLAIIAKTFGATQSNDAATKEIVLKATITSAGSGSKGPGIDTDSGKSKIGDSYYTWSMNYPTGLVQQKQWSNGNFLSFSDVKGNYYLAISIEEAEEALDSNEKRDWIKENIEDETVVDVKTITRPTGKFERIVTKDQGGFYYEYRGIQANGYFYTLIFGKKASKASELDANAALLDSFQPVYNAANKSLKDLARIKDGKISFENSDYGLKLQLSKQWSEDSRSANPYYYGPDDSSLSLDVYSLNSDDNLSKWVGSYTQFFKELKAEAYRKEPEISSVTWNGIPATVVKLSYSDNTKQWLNEYQIYAIKGQYKYAVNFTYKEGSRDGVEDVINEVLNGMKIDFAKVEKSFGEVPDPMDSLDLTSTTTKKSKKFNYSVTVPKYWISGTIDMDKNSVNFSHLATDLAIAVNQGSGLKEYQDYFEKANQNSGIFNMDSKTNVTFAGVNAVKYEFSTNNLAQYGLKLTVYIFESNGNLYAVQGTMNITYATESNLKRLDEALNSFQLTK; this is encoded by the coding sequence ATGTTATTCATTAATCGTTCCAAAAGCCGGCTTGTAATGATGCTGGCCCTCGTCATGTTCGTCCTAACTGCCGCGCTTCCAGTTTATGCAGCGGATAGCAGCACTAAGCTAGAAATTCGTTTGAAGCTCGCAAGTAACCAAATGAAAATCAATGGGGAAGCGACCAAAATCCAACCTCCATATAAATCCTCTAATGAGGTTATGGTGCCTCTAAGTGTATTCACGAATGCCAAAAGCTTCGCAGCAAAAGTACAATTAAAAGACAACAAGATCATTACGTTAACTTACCTTAAGCATGTTATTGTTATGACCATTGGCAGTAAGGCCGCTACAATTGATGGCAAGAAAGTAACCTTGTCAGAGGCTCCTGTTAATAAGTCAGGTGTAACTATGGTTCCACTTGCAATTATCGCCAAAACCTTCGGTGCAACCCAATCTAATGATGCTGCAACTAAAGAAATCGTCCTTAAAGCGACGATAACCTCAGCAGGCTCTGGTAGCAAAGGACCGGGTATTGATACCGATTCTGGCAAGTCCAAGATTGGTGATAGCTATTATACTTGGTCAATGAATTATCCGACAGGGCTCGTTCAACAGAAGCAGTGGTCTAATGGTAATTTTTTATCCTTTAGCGATGTTAAGGGCAATTATTATTTAGCCATATCCATTGAAGAAGCTGAGGAAGCTCTTGATTCGAATGAAAAACGGGATTGGATAAAGGAAAATATTGAGGATGAAACCGTAGTGGACGTAAAGACCATTACTAGACCAACAGGCAAATTCGAAAGAATAGTAACGAAGGATCAAGGCGGTTTTTACTACGAATACCGGGGAATTCAGGCAAATGGTTACTTTTACACTCTGATCTTCGGTAAAAAAGCTAGCAAAGCGTCCGAGTTAGATGCTAATGCGGCATTGCTAGACAGCTTCCAGCCAGTATACAATGCTGCCAACAAGTCACTTAAAGATTTAGCGCGAATTAAAGACGGTAAAATTTCCTTTGAGAATAGCGATTATGGGCTCAAGCTTCAATTGTCTAAGCAATGGAGTGAGGATTCACGAAGTGCCAATCCCTATTATTATGGTCCGGATGATTCGAGTCTATCTCTAGATGTTTATTCTCTTAATTCGGATGATAATCTGAGTAAATGGGTAGGAAGTTATACGCAGTTTTTCAAAGAGTTAAAAGCAGAGGCTTATCGCAAAGAGCCTGAGATAAGCTCTGTTACATGGAATGGTATCCCTGCAACAGTAGTTAAGCTTTCCTATTCGGATAATACAAAGCAGTGGCTAAATGAGTATCAGATTTATGCAATAAAGGGACAGTATAAATACGCTGTAAACTTCACCTATAAAGAAGGAAGCAGGGATGGAGTAGAGGATGTAATTAATGAGGTATTAAATGGAATGAAAATTGATTTTGCCAAAGTGGAGAAATCATTCGGTGAAGTACCGGATCCTATGGATTCCTTAGATCTCACATCAACTACAACTAAGAAGAGTAAAAAGTTTAATTATAGTGTTACAGTGCCGAAGTACTGGATTAGCGGAACAATAGATATGGATAAAAATAGTGTTAACTTCAGTCATTTAGCCACAGATCTAGCCATTGCGGTCAATCAGGGTAGTGGATTGAAAGAATATCAAGATTATTTTGAGAAAGCTAATCAGAATAGTGGCATATTTAATATGGACTCTAAAACAAATGTAACCTTTGCTGGTGTAAATGCTGTTAAATATGAATTCTCAACTAATAATTTAGCACAATATGGTCTTAAGCTAACGGTTTACATCTTTGAAAGTAATGGGAATTTGTATGCTGTTCAAGGAACGATGAATATCACTTACGCAACCGAATCAAACCTGAAGAGGCTAGATGAGGCCCTGAATTCATTTCAATTAACTAAATAA
- a CDS encoding S1C family serine protease — protein sequence MIRNKRRQIVLAIVITVLVAVIGATGAVAANDNKLELDAKVINGEVYVKASTLMKQIGGTGSYNTATKKYDYSIKSIIPDVIKKVSPSVVAIIGKPADERSSNRFSLAHGTGVIVKSDGWIVTNAHVVKGMDRIVVVTADGKEYSGTRKQIDVTSDLALVKINATGLKKATFAPSPLKVQVGETVIAIGTPVSFSLRNTATVGVISGMNRSVSSDYNLLQTDAAINPGNSGGPLVNLQGEVVGINSMKFVDVDIDSMGFAIPSDTVQYVLDHFNKYGKVKRPSLGLDLEESWSAIVGLPTEEPMTVIAISSDNADTAGVKVGDQLYSVNGKQVSTSVELNELLKGYLPGQTVSVTLLSNGDLVNRKIKLSESLAH from the coding sequence TTGATCAGGAACAAACGTCGCCAAATCGTTTTAGCTATTGTTATAACGGTATTAGTGGCAGTAATTGGGGCGACTGGAGCAGTGGCGGCTAACGATAACAAATTAGAGCTTGATGCAAAAGTCATTAACGGTGAGGTTTATGTCAAAGCTTCCACCCTGATGAAGCAAATAGGAGGCACGGGCTCCTATAATACAGCCACTAAAAAATATGACTACTCTATCAAATCAATTATTCCGGATGTTATTAAGAAAGTATCTCCATCCGTTGTTGCTATTATAGGCAAACCAGCGGACGAGCGCTCCAGCAATCGGTTCTCGCTCGCTCATGGTACAGGAGTAATTGTAAAGAGTGACGGCTGGATTGTTACGAATGCTCACGTTGTTAAAGGCATGGACCGAATCGTTGTTGTAACAGCGGATGGCAAGGAATATTCGGGCACCCGCAAGCAAATCGATGTGACTAGCGATCTGGCTTTAGTGAAGATTAATGCAACAGGGCTAAAGAAAGCGACATTCGCTCCATCTCCTCTGAAAGTGCAAGTAGGGGAGACGGTCATTGCTATAGGTACGCCGGTTTCCTTTTCTTTACGTAATACTGCAACGGTAGGAGTCATCAGCGGAATGAATCGTTCCGTATCCTCTGATTACAATTTGTTGCAAACAGATGCAGCGATTAATCCAGGTAACAGTGGTGGTCCGCTGGTCAATCTCCAAGGGGAGGTTGTTGGCATCAACTCTATGAAATTCGTAGATGTTGATATTGATAGCATGGGATTTGCCATACCTTCTGACACCGTACAATACGTATTAGATCATTTCAATAAATATGGCAAAGTAAAGCGTCCTTCCCTTGGTCTGGATCTAGAGGAGAGCTGGTCAGCAATCGTGGGTCTACCTACTGAAGAGCCAATGACGGTAATCGCAATTTCCTCAGATAACGCGGACACAGCAGGGGTTAAGGTGGGCGACCAATTATATTCTGTCAATGGCAAGCAGGTATCCACCTCAGTGGAGCTTAATGAGCTGTTGAAGGGGTATTTACCAGGCCAGACGGTTAGTGTAACTCTGTTGTCTAATGGAGATTTGGTTAATCGGAAAATAAAATTGTCAGAAAGTCTTGCTCATTAA